The Rathayibacter caricis DSM 15933 genomic sequence ACGGCATTGACGGTGATCCCGTGCGCCCCGAGCTCGAGTGCGGCGACCTTGAGCAGCCCGCCGAGTCCGTGCTTGGCCGCGACGTACGCTCCGGCTCCGACGCGGGGCTGGTGCTCGTGCACGCTGGTGACAGCGATCAGCCGTCCTCCGGTGCCCGCGTCCACCATCCGCCGCGCCGCACGCTGCAGGCAGACGAAGGCCCCGTCGAGGTTCAGCGCCACCGTGCTCCGCCAGCTCTCGACGCTCTGCTCGAGGAACGGCTCGCCGCCTCCGCCACCCGCGTTGTTCACCAACACGTCGAGGCCGCCCAGGCGCTCGGCGAGATCGTCGATCACGTCTCCCGCCCGGTCGAGCTCTGTCGCATCGAGCTGCGCGATCTCGGCGCGGCGGCCGTGGGAGCGGACCTCCTCCGCGGTGCCGTTCGCTCCCTCCTCGTCGCTGTGCCAGGTGATGCCGACGTCCATCCCGGCCCGGGCCAGGGCGACGGCCGTCGCTCGGCCGATGCCGGAGTCCGATGCCGTCACGACGGCGCGCGTCGGCTGGAAGTCTCGAGGTCCGTGGGTCATGTCGTCTCCTGATGCCGAGTGGGTTCGTCGTCACCTCGATCCGAGCATCCGGAGGAGGCCGACGGGACCGGCTTGACACGAGCGCGAGACGCGCGTCCGGCGTGGGAGGGTCACTCCGGCCCCTCGCATCGCGTTGACTGGGCGGATGGAACACCGTCGCATCTCGGTCGTCGTCCCCGTCAAGGACGACGCCCGCCACCTCGAGCGGCTGCTCGCCCTCCTCGCCGAGCAGACCCTCGCCCCCCTCGAGGTCGTGGTCGTCGACGACGGCAGCACCGACGACAGTGCCGAAGTGGCTCGGGCGTTCGGCGCCCGGGTCGTCGTGCACGAGGGGAGCGGGATCCCCGCGAGCACGGCGTTCGGCTTCGACGCCGCCGAGGGCGACGTGCTGGCGCGGCTTGACGCCGACTCGCAGCCGGGACCGGACTGGATCGCGCGGCTCGCCGGCCACTTCGCCGATCCGACGGTCGGAGCGGTGACCGGCCCCGGCCGCTTCGTCGAGCTGAGTCCTCTGCCGCGCCTGCTCGCCCGGGTGGTCTACATGGACGCGTACTTCGCCCTGATGGGCTCCGCCCTGTCCCACTGGCCGCTGTTCGGGTCGAACTGCGCGATCCGCCGCTCCGCGTGGCAGGAGATCGCGGAGGAGATGCACCGCGAGGACTCGTACGTGCACGACGACGTCGAGATCAGCGTGCACCTCGGCGTGCGCCACCGCATCGTGCTCGACCGCCACCTCGAGGTCGGCATCTCGGCGCGGCCGTTCGGCGCAGCGAGGGACATGATGCGCCGCCTCGACCGCGCGCTGCACACGCTCCGTCGGCACCCGGGTCTCGGCGACCCCGTGCTGCGCTGGACGCACCGGGTCCGTCGCTCCCGGATCGGGCGGCTGCAGCGGATCGCCGCGTCGCGCCGTGCTCTCGCAGCACGAGCCGACCGCACGCGCGACTGATCAGTCGGCGACGGGACGCCCCTCCTTCGGCATCGCCGCGACCGCCGCCAGCATGCCGAGGGCGACGACCGCGAGCGCGATGCACACGAACCGCGTCCCGGCGGCCAGATCCTCGGGGGCGGGAGTGCCGTCGCCGGTCGCGGCGTTGACGATCGCGCCGAAGACCGCGACCGCGACCGCGCTGCCGATGTTGCGGGCGAAGAAGTTGGTCGAGGACACGACGCCGCGCTCGCTCCACTCGACGCTGGACTGCGCCCGGATGAGGGTCGGAGTCGCCACGAGACCCATGCCCGCACCGATCAGCACGCAGAATCCTGCGATGTGCCAGAGCGTCGAGGTGCTGCCGAGGAGGATCGTCAGCGCGGTGCCGACGACGACGAGCCCCGCTCCGATGAATCCCGTGCTGCGGAAGCCGATGCGGAGGTAGAGGCGCCCCGACAGGCTCGCCGCGACGGGCCAGCCGAGCGTCATCGCGGCCACGGCGAAGCCCGCTCCGAGCGCCGAGCTGCCGAGCACGCCCTGAGCGAAGGTCGGGAAGTAGGACGTGACGCCGAGGGTGATCGCGCCGACCGCGGCGGACACGAGACTCGTCGACAGCAGGAGGCGACGGCTGAGCACCCAGAGCGGCAGCACCGGGGCACTGGCGCGCCGCTCGATCGCGACGAATACGGCGAAGGCGAGGGCCGAGAGGGCGAACACTCCGATCCCGGCCGGCGAGAGCCACGGCCAGGCCGTCCCTCCTTCGAGCAGGCCGAGGATCAGCAGCGCGGTGCCGACGGCGAGGACGGCCGCTCCGGCGAGGTCGATCGGCTGCCGCTCGCCTCTGGTCGTCTCGCGGAAGCTCCGGATGAGGAGGAACGCGGCGAGGAGGCAGAGCGGGATGTTGATCAGGAAGATCCCGCGCCAGGCGCCGAGGTCCGACAGCACACCGCCGAGGGTCGGCCCGACGACGGAGGAGATCCCCCAGACGCTCGCCAGGTAGCCCTGGGTCTTCGCGCGCTCGGCGACCGTGTAGATGTCGCCCGCGATGGTGATGCCCATGGGCTGGATCGCACCCGCGCCGAGCCCCTGCAGGGCCCGGAAGGCGATCAGCGCCGGCATGCTCCAGGCCAGCCCGCAGAGCAGGGAGCCGAGGAGGAACAGCCCGATGCCGATCAGCATGATCGGCTTGCGACCGATCACGTCCGAGAGCTTGCCGTACAGGGGGACCGAGACGGCCTGCGCGAGCAGGTAGATCGAGAACAGCCAGGGGAACTGGGCGAATCCGCCGAGGTCGTCGACGATCGACGGCACGGCCGTCGCGAGGATCGTGGCGTCGAGGGCGACCAGCGCGGTCGAGATCATCAGCGAGAGGAGGATCGGACCGCGCTCGGAGCGCAGTCCGACGCTGGCACGGGTCGGGGCGTCGGTCACTCCTCCGACGGTATTCCATAGCCGGGGGATGGAAGGAGGACTCGACGCGCTCGGTAGACTCGTCGTATGGAACTCGTGCTCTGGCTCGTCATCGCAGGTATCACCGCCGCCGGCCTCGTCTCGGGCACTGCCGCCCTGATCGTCATGACCGTGGCGCCCTGGTCGGCCGACAAGTAGCACCGGCGCCGTCGCGCCTCACTCGTACACCCGCACGACGCTCCAGCTCGGCTCCGTCGACGCGATGACGTCGAGGACGAACGATCCGCCCGTCTCGACGTGGGTCGCCTGGAACCGCCAGCCCCCGATGCTCACGGGCGGTCGTCCGAACGTGGGCCGGAAGCCCTCGAGCGGTGCCCACCAGGCGCTCGTGCAGGTCCACACCGTCGGGCGGTCGGTCACCCGGTAGCGCCCGCCCCGCCAGTCGAGTGCGATCGGCACGCCCTCGCCGTCGGTCGAGACCAGCGCCGTCTCGTCGATCACCGCCATCCTCGCGCCCCGTTCCTCCTCGTCGGCGACCCGCCCGGATGCTCCGGTGCCGGTTGGCCGTTCGAACATGTGTTCGATAGTCTGCGAGTGTACGCCGCGGCGAAGTCACCCGCCACGGCCACGAGCGAACGGCGGGGAGGCGCGATGATCGAGTGGAGTCCACTGCAGATGCTGCGCAGCAGCGGCCCGGACGAGTGGGTCATGGTCGACGCCGTGCGCACCGGCCGCATCGGACTCGTGCGCCGGATCGAGACGGGCCCGTACGGCGAGACCTGGTTCCGTGCGGTGACCTGGGCGGCCGAGCCCGAGAAGCGGACGCTCGTCGGCTACTCCCGCGACATGGAGACCATCGCGAAGGCGCTCTGGGAGCGTCAGCCGCCGACCGCGCAGGAGAAGCCCTTCCCCGGCTACCCGGCCTCGCAGCGTCAGGGATGAGCGGTCCCGGCGCCGGGGGCGTCCGCTCGCCGGAGGAGAATGGACGGATGCTCCTCGTCCTCGCCGGTTCACCCTCGGGTGCCTGGTGGGCCGTCTCCGTCGCCGAGACGGGGGAGTCGTCGCCCGAGGGGAGCGGTCGCGGCGCCGGGGACCTCGCCCGGTTCGTCCGGGTGAACGAGTCCCGGCGTCCGCGCTGGGTGTGGGACGACACGTCGCGCTGGTATCCCGCGCTGCTCGATGCCGACGTCCGCGTGTCGCGGTGCCACGATCTGCGGCTCGGCCGCGCGATCCTCCGCCGCTCGGTCGCCGCAGCGGGCTCGCCGCTCGCCCGGGCTCCCCGCGACGCGTGGGACTCGGACGCCGTCGCGCCCGCCGCCACCGACACGCTCGTCGGCTTCGAGGAGGCCGACGCCGACCCCGCCGAGCTCGACCCCGTCGTCGAGCTCGCCCGGCAGGAGGAGGCGGTCACGGCGTCCTCGCAGCCGGGCCGACTGCGCCTGCTCCTCGCGGCGGAGTCGGTCGGCGCGCTCATCGCGCGCGAGATCGCCGCCGCGGGCCTGCCCTGGCGCGCCGACGTGCACGACCGCGTGCTGACGGAGGCGCTCGGTCCGCGGCCCGTCTTCGGCGGTCGCCCCGCCCGTCTCGAGGCGCTGGCCGATCGCATCCGCTCGGCTCTCGCGGCACCCGAGCTCAACCCCGACTCGCCCGCCGACCTCATCCGCTCGCTCCGTCGCGCAGGCCTGGCCGTCGAGTCGACCCGCTCGTGGGAGCTCCAGTCCCTCGAGCACCCGGTGATCCCGCCGCTCCTGGAGTACAAGAAGCTCTCGCGGTTGCTGACCGCGAACGGCTGGGCGTGGCTCGATGCCTGGGTCCACGGCGGCCGGTTCCGGCCGGAGTACGTCGTGGGAGGCGTGGTCACCGGTCGCTGGGCGACCTCCGGCGGAGGAGCACTGCAGCTCCCGCGGCAGATCCGCGCCGCCGTGGTCGCCGACGACGGCTGGAAGCTCGTCGTGGCCGACGCCGCGCAGCTGGAGCCCCGGATCCTCGCCGCGCTGGCGGGCGACTCCGCCATGGCGGCGGCCGGGCGAGGGCGCGACCTCTACCAGGGCATCGTCGACGCCGGAGTCGTCCCCGACCGTCCGCGGGCCAAGGTCGCGATGCTCGGTGCGATGTACGGAGCGACCAGCGGGGAGGCGGGGAGCCTCCTGCCGCGGCTCACCCGGGCCTACCCGCGTTCCGTCGCGCACGTCGAGGCCGCCGCCCGCGCGGGGGAGCGGGGCGAGAGCGTCTCGACCTGGCTCGGCCGCAGCTCCCCTCCGGGAGCGGTCGGAGCGAACGACGAGAGTCCGGATGCGCGCAGTGCCCAGCGGGCGCGGGACTGGGGCCGCTTCACCCGGAACTTCGTCGTGCAGGGCACCGCCGCCGAGTGGGCGCTCTGCTGGATGGGCGATCTGCGCGCCCGACTGCGCGACGGCGGCCCGGGCCTGGATCGGGCGCACCTCGTGTACTTCCTGCACGACGAGGTGATCGTGCACGCGCCGGCGGACGTCGCCGAGCAGGTCGCCGGGATCGTCCGGGAGTCGGCCGCCCGCGCGGGCCGAGCCCTCTTCGGCGGAGCGGACATCGACTTCCCCGTGACCGTGGCGGTGGTCGACGCCTACGACGAGGCGAAGTGAGACGCGGGCTCAGTACCAGTGCGGCGAGCGGGAGTTCCACTTCGCCCAGGCGTTGCAGGGCGATCCGTACGAGCTCTTGATGTACGAGAGGCCCCAGTTCACCTGCGTCGCCGCGCTGGTCTGGTAGTCGGACCCGGACGAGGCCATCTTGCTCGCCGGCAGCGCCTGCGGGATCCCGTACGCGCCGGAGGACCGGTTCAGGGCGTTCCAGCGCCAGCCGGACTCGCCGTTCCAGAGCGGGACGAGGCACGAGTCCATCTGGTCCTGGCCCCAGCCGTAGTTCCCGAGGACCGTCCGTGCGTACGCCTGCGCCTGCGCGGGGGACAGGCCGTCGGTGCGGCCGGCGTAGGTGCTGAGGGCCGCGATGGTCTCGGCGGAGCTGTTGCGCGCTCCGGTCGGATCGTCGTTCCCGAGCTGCAGCGGCCCGCCGCCCGGAGCGGCAGGGGCGGGAGCGGCGGCCACGGGACGCGAGCCGGCGGACGGCGCGGTGCGGATCGCCTCCTGCTGAGCTGCCTCCCTGGCACGGCGCTGCTGGTCCTCGAAGACCGCCTTCTCCTGCTGCCCGGTCGCGTACTGCTCCTCGAGCGCCGCGGTCGTGTCCTTGAGCTCGGCGAGCTGGGCGTAGAGCGTCGAGCTGTACTGCTCCTGCTCGGCCACCTTCGCGTCGGCCGCCGACTGCGCCGCCTCGGCCTCGTCGAGGGCGCGGCCGGCCGCGTCGGCGAGGGCGACCCGCTCGGACCGGGCCTTCTCGGCCTGGGCGGCGAGAGCACCGGCCTCGTTCTCGCTCGTCTCGGCCGCCGTCTGCAGCGTGCTCGTCTGGAGCGTCAGCTGGCTCATCGTGCCGATGCGGTACAGCAGCTCGTCCGACTCCTGTCCTCCGACGAGGAGGTTCAGCGTGGCGTCGGTGCCGCCGGTGCGGTAGAGCTGGGCGGCGAGCCGACCGGCCTGCTCCTTCGCGGCGTCGGCGGCGGAGCGCGCCGCATCGGCGCGGCTCTCGAGCGCGGTGACGCGCTGACCCGCTTCGTCGAGGGCGGTCCGAGCGGCGTCGGCCTCGGACGCCCGGGCGATGGCGGCGTCGGTCAGCTCGGCGGCCTGATCGCGGAGATCGGCCAGGAAGGCCGTGATCCTGGCGACCTCGGCCGCCGTCGCGCCCTCGCTGTCCTTCGCGGCCTCGACGTCGGACCACGACGGGTAGTCGGCCGGATCGTACGCGGCGGACGCGGTGAGCGGCGAGGCGAGGGAGGCGCAGAGGACGAGGAGAGTGCCGGTACCCGCCGCGATCAGGCGTCGACGCGTGCGCGAGGCGACGCGGAGGCCGAGAGGGGAGCGGGACATGCACTCCAGCCTAAGCGACGGCCCCTTCGCCTGTCTCGTCCCGGGACACCGCTCTCCGGCCCCGGCGCGGACGCTCGAGCGTGAAGCCGCGGACGCCCGCCGCCGCCTCCGCTCCGGACAGCTCCTCGCGGGCCGCGTCGAGCAGGCTCCGCAGGGCGTCGTCGCGGACCCGGAGGGCCCGGGCGGCGAGGCGGCGCTGCGGGTGGTCGTCGACGGGCTCCTCGTCCTCCGGGAGCGCGACCGAGTACGCGGCCAGGACCGCATCGAGGTCGGCCTCCTCGAGGGTCGACGCGAGCAGGATGCGGTCGAGGACGTCGTCCCAGTCCTCCTGCGCCGAGGCGCCGTCGCCGTGGAGCCAGGCGGACGCCTCCGCGCGGCCGTCGTCGGTCAGTGCGTGCAGAGGGAGTCCGTCGTCCGTCGCTCCGGCCGGGACGACGAGACCGCGCTCGCGCAGGCGCTCGAGCGTCGAGTAGATCTGCCCCACGTTCACTCGGCGGCGGTGCGCCGCGCGATCGAGGAGCTCGGAGTGCAGCTGCAGACCGTAGGCGGGACCGAGGGTGAGGAGCGCCAGGAGACCGTCGCGGACCGACACGGGACTCCTCTCGGACGGGCCCGAGCGGGAGCGGGCACCGGACATGCCGAGTATAGGCAGGGGATCCGGGCGCGCCCCGGGCGGGCGCGGCGAGCCGTCTTGTCGGCGCGGGACGGCTGATGCATACTCTGACGTGGTGGCTCGTCCACCGCACAATCGAAGAATGCACCGCTAGTCGTACGTGGTCCGGGTCGTTGGGGAAGACGCACCGGGACGAACGGAGGACAGCATGGTGGCGCAGCAGACTCGGGGTGTGCTCTTCGTGCACTCCGCCCCTCGCGCGCTCTGCCCCCACCTCGAGTGGGGAGCCGGGCGCGCTCTCGGTCGTGCCGTGAACTTCGAGTGGATCGATCAGCCGGTCCTGCGCGGAACGCAGCGCGCCGAGTTCGCGTGGGAGGGTGCCCCCGGCACCGGCGCGAGCATCGCCTCCGCTCTGCGCGGCTGGGAGGACGTCCGCTACGAGGTCACCGAGGAGCCGTCCCCCGGAGTCGACGGCGGCCGCTGGATGCACACCCCCGGCCTCGGGATCTTCTTCGCCCAGACCGACAGCGTCGGCAACACCGTCATCCCCGAGGACCGCGTCCGCGCCGCGATGGAGACGGCCGGCGCCGACCCCATCGAGCTGCACCGCGAACTCCGCCTCGCCCTCGGCCAGGCGTGGGAGGACGAACTCGAGCCGTTCCGGTACGCGAGCGACTTCGCGCCGGTTATCTGGATGCACGGAGTCGGCTGACGCCGACTCCGTGCATCGTCGACGCCGCTCCTCGCGCGGCGTCGCGCGGTCGGCTTCGCGACGGGGTCGCGCTCCGAAGAGCGGGGTGCGTTCGGCGACGGCGATCCGCTGGCACGCGGATCGCCGGATACGCCTCGCGGGGCTCGGTCATCCGGGGGCGGGGGCTCGGGATCGATCCGTGCATCGTCGACGCCGCTCCTCGCGCGGCGTCGCGCGGTCGGCTGTGCTTGTGCCGACGCCGCCCCTCGCGCGGCGTCGCGCGGTCGGCTTCGCGACGGGGTCGCGCTCCGAAGAGCGGGGTGCGTTCGGCGACGGCGATCCGCTGGCACGCGGATCGCCGGATACGCCTCGCGGGGCTCGGTCATCCGGGGGCGGGGGCTCGGGATCGATCCGTGCATCGTCGACGCCGCTCCTCGCGCGGCATCGCGCGGTCGGCTGTGCGACGGGGTCGCGTTCTGCAGAGCGGGGTGCGTTCGGCGACGGCGATCCGCTGGCACGCGGATCGCCGGATACGCCTTGGGGGCTCGGCGATCCGGTGGCGGAGGCGAGCTCGGGAGTTTCGTGCGGTGGAAGCCGGGCGGGTGCCGCAGCCTCGGCTAGTGGAAAGAGCCGGGGATAGCCGGATCTCGCGCGCCGAGTGCGATTCTGCGAGCCGGAGATCGGTCCAGGAGGTCATCAGACCTTGGGGATGGCGGGGAACGGGCCGAGCCCGTTCACACCTGGCGATCGGGCCGACGGGAGGGCCGTCGCCGACCGGAGGTGCCAGAGGGCGTGTTCCCCATGTTCCGGCTCGTGGGATCGGGACGGGCTCGTTGGAAGCCGGTGGTCTCGCGAGCCCGACGCGATTCGGGGAGCCGGAGATGTGATCCGCGGGTCCCGGAGACGAGTGCTGATGCTCGGCACGGCGCGCGGCATGGCTGATGCCCTGTCGGCGATCCTGCTGCGGGAGCCGTACGGCGGAAGCTGTGCGCCGAAGCCCGATCGGGTGAGTTGTTCACCGATGCCTGGTATGGCGGCCTGAGTCTCGATGCCCGGTAGGGCGAGCCGTGTCTCGATGCCCGGCAGGGCGAGCACCGCGCCGATGCCCGGAGGGCAGCGCGCAGCCCACCCGAGCGCCGCGAGGCGTATCCGGAGATCCGCGTCCCAGCGGATCTCCGTCGCCGCACCGCACCGGCCCCCGGGAACTCAGCCCCCTAGGGAGCGGACGCGCCTTCGTTGCGCTACGCGCAACGAAGCCCGCGTTCCGCTCGGTCCACGGGGCGAAGCCCCGTCAGACCGACCGGAACGCGGCCACAGCATTGTGCCCCCCGAACCCGAAGGAGTTCGAGAGGGCGACGAGGGGGCCGTCGCCGAGGGCGCGGGGGCTGGTGACGACGTCGAGGGGGATCTGGGGGTCCTGCTCGGTGAGGTTGATCGTCGGCGGGGCGGTGCGCTCGTGCAGGGCGAGGACGGTGAAGATCGCCTCGAGGGCGCCGGTGCCGCCGAGGAGGTGGCCGGTGGCGGCCTTCGTCGCCGACACGGCGATGTTCGGGAGGTGGTCGCCGAACACGCGGGCGAGGGCGCGATACTCGGCGATGTCGCCGACCGGGGTGCTGGTCGCGTGGGCGTTGACGTGGACGACGTCGGTGCGGTCGGCGCCGGCCTGCTCGAGGGCGGCGATCATCGCGCGGGCGGCGGCGGAGCCCTCGGGGTCGGGGGCGGTGATGTGGTACGAGTCGCTGGTGACCGCGCCGCCGGCGAGCTCGGCGTAGATGCGGGCGCCGCGGGCCAGGGCGTGCTCCTCGGTCTCGAGGACGAGCGAGGCGGCTCCCTCGCCCATGACGAAGCCGTCGCGGCTCACGTCGTAGGGGCGGGAGGCGGTGGCCGGGTCGTCGTTGCGACGGGAGAGGGCCTGCATGGCGGCGAAGGCGGCGAGGGGGAGCGGGTGGATGACCGACTCCGTGCCGCCGGCGATGACGACGTCGGCAAGGCCGCGCTGGAGGTGCTCGTAGGCGTTCGCGAGAGCCTCGGTGCTCGAGGCGCAGGCCGAGACGTCGGTGCGGGCGTAGGCGCGGGAGGGGATGGACATGCTGATCGCCGCGGCGGCGGCGTTCGGCATGAGCATCGGGATGGTCATGGGCAGCACGCGGCGGGGTCCGCGCTCGCGCAGGGTGTCCCACGCGTCGAGCAGCGTCCAGAGTCCGCCGATGCCGGTGGAGTAGTCGACGCCGACGCGCAGCGGATCGACGTCGGTGATGCCCGCGTCGGCCCAGGCCTCGCGAGCGGAGATCACGGCGAAACGGGCGGAGGGATCGAGCCGCTTGAACTCGGCACGGGGCAGGACGTCCTCGGGACGGACCTTGGCCTGGCCGGCGAACGTCACGGGCAGCTCGTGCTTCGCGACCCACTCGGCCTCGATGGTGCTGATGCCGGACTCCCCCGCGAGGAGGGCGTTCCACGAGTCCCGGGCGGTCCCGCCGAGGGGCGTGGTGGCTCCGATGCCGGTGACGACGATTTTCTTGGTGCTCATGACGACGATCTCTGTTCCGTGACGGGGTGGGTGCCGGGCGCACCCCGGCCGGGCGGATGCCGGGCCGGGGTGTCCGCCTCAGGGGCGCGGAAGTGCTACTCGGACGCCTTGACGATGAAGGTGACCGCGTCGCCCACCGTCTTGAGGTTCTTGACCTCGTCGTCCGGGATCTTCACGTCGAACTTCTCCTCGGCGTTGACGACGATGGTCATCATCGAGATGGAGTCGATGTCGAGGTCGTCGGTGAACGACTTGTCCATCTCGACGGAATCGGTCGCGATGCCGGTCTCGTCGTTGACCAGCTCGGCCAGGCCGGCGAGGACTTCTTCGGTGGACAGTGCCATGGTGCTCTCCTTGAGGGGTTCGGTTCGGGTTGTCGTCGAGTGACCGTGAGTCAGTTTAGGGGTGGGGCGGTGCCCCCTAAGGGAGCACCACGACCTGCGCGCCGAACACGAGTCCGGCGCCGAACCCGATCTGCAGGGCGAGTCCGCCGCTGAGCTCGGGGTGCTCCTCGAGCAGGCGGTGGGTCGCCAGCGGGATGGACGCGGCGGAGGTGTTGCCGGTCGTCTCGATGTCGCGGGCGATCATCACGGTGTCCGGCAGCTTGAGCTGCTTGGCGAACTCGTCGATGATGCGCATGTTCGCCTGGTGCGGGATGAATGCGGCGAGGTCCGAAGGCTCGACGCCCGCCTCCGCCAGCGCCTGCTTCGCGACCTTCGCCATGTCCCAGACGGCCCAGCGGAAGACGGAGGGGCCGTCCTGCCGGAGGGTGGGCCACTCGGCGCGGCCCTCGCGGTAGGCGAGCATCGGGTTGTCCATGCCGACGGTGTCCCAGCGGGAGCCGTCCGAGCCCCAGACGGTCTTCGAGATGCCTGCCGAGTCGCTCGGCCCGACGACCGCCGCGCCCGCGCCGTCGCCCAGGAGGAACGAGATGCTGCGGTCGGTGGGGCTGACCAGGTCCGAGAGCTTCTCGGCGCCGACGACGAGCACGTACTCGGCGAGACCCGAGCGGATGAACGAGTCGGCCTGCGCGATGCCGTACGTGTAACCGGCGCAGGCGGCCGAGATGTCGTAGGCCGGGGCCGGGTTGGCGCCGATGCGGTCGGCGAGGAGGGCCGCGAGCGACGGTGTCTGCACCGTGTTGCTGATGGTCGAGACGAGCACGACGCCGATCTGGTCGGGGCGGATGCCGGCCTTCTCGATCGCCTCGAGGGAGGCGGTGGTCGCGAGATCGACCGCCTGCACGTCGGCCGAAGCGCGGCGGCGCTCGATGATGCCGGTGCGCTGGCGGATCCACTCGTCGGAGGAGTTGATCGGCTCGATCAGGTCGTCGTTCGGCACGACGCGGTCGCCGCGCGCCGCTCCGATGCCGAGGATCCGGGTGTAGGCGGTGCCGCTGGACTGGGTGAGGGTAGGGGTCGTCATGGGTCTCTCCTGCTAGGCGGCGTGCTCGTCGATGAAGGCGCGGGCGGCGTCGAGGTCGTCGGGGGTCTTGACCGCGAGGGTCGGCAGCCCCTTGAGGCCGCGCTTGGCGAGGCCCACCAGGGCGCCGGCCGGGGCGAGCTCGATGAGGCCCGTGACTCCGGCCTCGGCGAACGCCGCCATGCACAGGTCCCAGCGCACCGGGGACGCGACCTGGCCCACGAGGAGGTCCAGGAAGGCCGGGCCGGACTCGACGACCGAGCCGTCGCGGTTGGTCCACAGCCGCAGAGTCGGGTCGGACGGGGTGATGCCGGCCGCGATCTCGGCGAGCGAGTCGCGGGCGGGCGCCATGTACCGGGTGTGGAACGCTCCGGCGACCTGGAGGGGGATGACACGGGTGCCGGCGACCGGCTCGTCCTTGAGCGCCTGCAGGGCGTCGACGGCGCCGGCGACCACGATCTGCCCGCCGCCGTTGTAGTTGGCCGGCTCGAGGCCGAGCTCGTCGAGGCGGGCGAGGAGCGCCTGCTCGTCGCCGCCGAGGACGGCGCTCATCGCGGTCGGCTCCGTAGCTGCGGCCGCGGCCATGGCGCGGGCGCGCTCGCGGACGAAGACGAGCGCGTCGGCTTCGGAGAGGACTCCCGCTCCGGCGGCCGCGGTGATCTCGCCCACCGAGTGCCCGGCGATGCCGGCGATCCGGTCGCGGCGCCCGCCCTCGAGGAGGGCGGCGAGGCTGACGAGTCCGGCGGAGACGATCAGCGGCTGAGCGACGGCCGTGTCGCGGATGGTGTCCGCATCCGACTCGGTTCCGTGCGCCGCGAGGTCGATGCCGACGGCCTCGGAGTGGGCCGCCACCTGCTCGGCGACGGACGGGACGGCCAACCAGGGCACGAGGAATCCGGGGGTCTGGGAGCCCTGACCCGGGGCGACGACGACGATCACGTGTCCAGTCTTCCGATCCGCGCCACACTGGGCGCCGCTTGTTCGTACGGAGAAACCACAAAGAGCTTGTGGCGGGTCTACAAGAAGCGGAGGTCAGCTGCGCGCAGGACGGCGCCGGACGGCTCCGTCGGGGTCGCTCATCGACCCGAGGATGAGCGCCGATTGCAGGATGAGCGCCTCGCGGGCGCCCGTCGCGTCCCAGCCGATCACCTCGGCGACGCGCTTGAGCCGGTAGCGGACCGTGTTGGGGTGCACGAACAGCTCGCGGGCGGTCGCCTCGAGCGAGCGCCCGTTGTCCAGGTAGGCCCACAGCGTGGTGAGCAGCTCGGT encodes the following:
- a CDS encoding acyl carrier protein codes for the protein MALSTEEVLAGLAELVNDETGIATDSVEMDKSFTDDLDIDSISMMTIVVNAEEKFDVKIPDDEVKNLKTVGDAVTFIVKASE
- a CDS encoding beta-ketoacyl-ACP synthase III translates to MTTPTLTQSSGTAYTRILGIGAARGDRVVPNDDLIEPINSSDEWIRQRTGIIERRRASADVQAVDLATTASLEAIEKAGIRPDQIGVVLVSTISNTVQTPSLAALLADRIGANPAPAYDISAACAGYTYGIAQADSFIRSGLAEYVLVVGAEKLSDLVSPTDRSISFLLGDGAGAAVVGPSDSAGISKTVWGSDGSRWDTVGMDNPMLAYREGRAEWPTLRQDGPSVFRWAVWDMAKVAKQALAEAGVEPSDLAAFIPHQANMRIIDEFAKQLKLPDTVMIARDIETTGNTSAASIPLATHRLLEEHPELSGGLALQIGFGAGLVFGAQVVVLP
- a CDS encoding ACP S-malonyltransferase, which encodes MIVVVAPGQGSQTPGFLVPWLAVPSVAEQVAAHSEAVGIDLAAHGTESDADTIRDTAVAQPLIVSAGLVSLAALLEGGRRDRIAGIAGHSVGEITAAAGAGVLSEADALVFVRERARAMAAAAATEPTAMSAVLGGDEQALLARLDELGLEPANYNGGGQIVVAGAVDALQALKDEPVAGTRVIPLQVAGAFHTRYMAPARDSLAEIAAGITPSDPTLRLWTNRDGSVVESGPAFLDLLVGQVASPVRWDLCMAAFAEAGVTGLIELAPAGALVGLAKRGLKGLPTLAVKTPDDLDAARAFIDEHAA